Proteins encoded by one window of Elaeis guineensis isolate ETL-2024a chromosome 12, EG11, whole genome shotgun sequence:
- the LOC105035597 gene encoding pentatricopeptide repeat-containing protein At2g36980, mitochondrial: MTQLDLISTTSKLVFLARSGWIASARKLFDEMPDRDTVSWNAMLTAYSNSGQPHRALSLFSIMRTSAAWPDCFSFTAVLAASADLHDLSSGRKLHALLLRLGLRSSLPVSNSLLDMYGKCSCPSDAGRAFEEMEERNEVSWCSLLHGHVNAGQLDDAHQVFDEMPVRKTISWNILIMGYARLGKIEHSISLFKKMQLLGVEGDVITFSSLMNACSDLSGPRFGRMIHAFIYQNGWDVAIEVKNSVLSFYAKFGFCNDALKAFESMETRTIVSWNAMIDANMKVGNVHGALLLFLKAPETNVVSWTAMISGFARNGYGEEALSLFVGMKRKSLAPDDFTFGAVLQACAMLTVLANGRMTHNCVIHCGFDYFLYVANGLVNMYTKCGDVEAATQVFDGILRKDLVSWNVMLFGFALHGLAAKAFKVYEDMLACGILPDKVTFIGLLMACSHAGFIEQGRAFLHVMESVHGIKLDTDHITCIIDMLGRAGHLGEASELLGSCSRIVSDRITDTCEALLSACAVHGDMRIGKMVGEQLVRMEPQKEVGYVILSNLYCVGEQWREAEKVRRVMMEQGVQKVPGCSWIEVSDMVMEFVSGSQSVNHMIHVHNMIGLLNCEMRNPSFVCLNSE; the protein is encoded by the coding sequence ATGACTCAACTAGACCTCATATCCACCACCTCGAAGTTGGTCTTCCTTGCTCGGTCCGGCTGGATCGCATCCGCGCGCAAACTGTTCGACGAAATGCCCGACAGGGACACCGTCTCCTGGAACGCGATGCTCACTGCCTACTCCAACTCGGGCCAACCCCACCGagccctctccctcttctccatcATGAGAACGTCCGCCGCTTGGCCCGACTGCTTCTCCTTCACCGCGGTCCTCGCCGCCTCCGCCGACCTCCACGACCTCAGCAGCGGAAGGAAGCTCCACGCCCTCCTCCTTCGACTCGGGCTCCGCTCCTCGCTGCCGGTCTCCAATTCTCTCCTCGACATGTACGGCAAGTGCTCCTGCCCTTCGGATGCTGGACGGGCTTTTGAGGAAATGGAAGAACGCAATGAGGTCTCATGGTGCTCCCTCCTCCATGGCCATGTTAATGCGGGACAGTTGGATGACGCCCATCAGGTGTTTGATGAAATGCCTGTTAGAAAGACGATTTCATGGAATATTCTTATTATGGGCTATGCTCGGCTGGGCAAGATCGAACACTCGATAAGTTTGTTTAAGAAGATGCAATTGTTAGGTGTGGAAGGGGATGTCATCACATTTAGCAGCCTCATGAATGCTTGCTCTGATCTTTCAGGTCCTCGCTTTGGTCGTATGATCCATGCATTCATTTATCAAAATGGATGGGATGTTGCTATTGAGGTTAAAAATTCAGTGCTCAGCTTTTATGCCAAATTTGGCTTCTGTAATGATGCATTGAAGGCGTTCGAGTCTATGGAGACTCGAACAATTGTCTCATGGAATGCTATGATTGATGCTAATATGAAGGTTGGTAATGTGCATGGAGCTCTCCTTTTGTTTCTCAAGGCACCAGAGACCAACGTTGTTTCATGGACGGCAATGATTTCCGGGTTTGCAAGGAATGGGTACGGGGAAGAGGCCCTTTCTCTCTTCGTTGGCATGAAGAGGAAATCCCTTGCACCTGATGATTTTACGTTTGGTGCCGTCCTCCAGGCATGTGCTATGTTGACAGTGCTAGCAAATGGGAGAATGACACATAACTGCGTGATTCACTGCGGTTTCGATTATTTTCTCTATGTGGCCAATGGCTTGGTGAACATGTATACCAAATGTGGGGATGTTGAAGCTGCGACTCAAGTGTTTGATGGTATTTTAAGGAAGGACTTGGTGTCATGGAATGTGATGCTTTTTGGATTTGCATTGCATGGATTGGCTGCGAAAGCTTTCAAGGTATACGAAGACATGCTGGCTTGTGGCATTTTGCCCGATAAGGTTACCTTTATAGGTTTATTGATGGCATGTAGCCACGCCGGTTTTATCGAGCAAGGTAGAGCCTTCCTTCACGTGATGGAGTCAGTCCATGGGATCAAATTAGATACAGACCATATTACTTGCATAATTGACATGCTGGGGAGAGCCGGGCATTTGGGAGAGGCAAGCGAGTTGCTTGGCAGTTGTTCGAGGATAGTTAGTGACAGGATTACTGATACATGTGAGGCCTTGCTTAGTGCATGTGCTGTTCATGGGGATATGAGGATTGGGAAGATGGTGGGAGAGCAGTTGGTTCGTATGGAGCCTCAGAAAGAGGTTGGCTATGTGATTCTATCAAACTTGTATTGTGTTGGTGAGCAATGGAGGGAAGCAGAGAAGGTGAGGAGGGTTATGATGGAGCAAGGAGTTCAGAAGGTACCTGGTTGCAGTTGGATTGAGGTGAGTGACATGGTCATGGAATTTGTATCTGGGAGCCAATCTGTTAATCACATGATACATGTGCATAATATGATAGGATTACTAAATTGTGAAATGAGAAATCCTAGTTTCGTTTGCCTTAACAGTGAATAA